Proteins from one uncultured Desulfuromonas sp. genomic window:
- a CDS encoding CheB methylesterase domain-containing protein, translated as MLRQLPAGFPLPILVVQHISPGFVPGMVQWLQNDCALSLCVAENGQSIKPGVVYFAPDDLHMGVTSAGRIVLKEGPMMHSVRPAVSYLFQSTARAYGGDVVGVLMTGMGRDGAAELLTLQQQGAVTLIQNKDSCVVYGMPGEAERLGAGMYKLCPERIGQQLIHLCCR; from the coding sequence ATGTTGCGCCAGTTGCCAGCCGGTTTTCCTTTGCCGATCCTGGTCGTCCAGCATATTTCTCCCGGTTTTGTTCCGGGGATGGTACAGTGGCTGCAAAATGACTGCGCTCTATCGCTGTGCGTGGCTGAAAACGGTCAGAGTATCAAACCGGGTGTGGTTTATTTTGCTCCGGACGATTTGCATATGGGCGTGACCTCCGCAGGGCGGATTGTTCTTAAAGAGGGGCCGATGATGCACAGTGTACGACCGGCGGTTTCCTATTTGTTTCAGTCCACGGCCCGCGCTTACGGCGGTGATGTGGTTGGTGTCCTGATGACCGGCATGGGCCGCGATGGTGCCGCAGAGTTACTGACGTTGCAGCAGCAGGGTGCCGTGACGCTGATTCAGAATAAAGACAGTTGCGTCGTCTACGGTATGCCCGGTGAAGCGGAGCGGCTCGGGGCCGGTATGTATAAACTGTGTCCGGAGCGGATTGGTCAGCAGTTGATTCACCTGTGTTGCCGTTAG
- a CDS encoding chemotaxis protein CheW, with the protein MADSREQRILQQRAEQLARPDDTIMVGHLLPVVEFRLAQEVYAFELVQVKKVVPVSALVALPGAPSFVAGITHFSGQILSVVDLRSFFELPMPKNDSRQKLMILRDRDMQMAVLAEEILGVRELEEQRLQTGLPTLTGVRERYLKGVSPDQTIVLDVAKILTDERLIVDQA; encoded by the coding sequence ATGGCTGATTCGCGTGAACAACGGATTTTGCAACAGCGTGCCGAGCAGTTGGCGCGCCCGGACGACACCATCATGGTGGGACATCTGCTGCCGGTGGTCGAGTTCCGTCTTGCTCAGGAAGTGTATGCTTTTGAACTGGTGCAGGTGAAAAAGGTGGTGCCGGTGTCGGCTCTGGTCGCTTTGCCCGGAGCGCCGTCCTTTGTTGCCGGGATCACCCATTTCTCGGGCCAGATTCTGTCTGTGGTCGATTTGCGTAGTTTTTTTGAATTGCCGATGCCGAAGAACGACAGCCGCCAGAAGTTGATGATTCTACGTGACCGCGACATGCAGATGGCAGTACTCGCTGAAGAGATTCTCGGTGTCCGCGAGTTGGAAGAGCAGCGCCTGCAAACAGGATTGCCGACATTGACCGGAGTGCGTGAGCGTTATCTCAAGGGCGTGTCACCGGATCAGACCATTGTTCTTGATGTGGCGAAAATCCTGACTGATGAGCGATTGATTGTCGATCAGGCCTGA
- a CDS encoding methyl-accepting chemotaxis protein: protein MNFLRTSLKKRLVLQFLLVALIPIGIVEFLSFNATRDALDKAALEKVQMVNDVNRERLLEYFDDLFTDLEVLARSQDVDTALSLLGNYHQRTGQKGNAPFDVTSSSYREIFKNIDPFLRDFLINYEYHDLLLICGEHGHVMYSIEQESDFGANLSHGSLSNSALATAWSQVMNGSKQVVLDFVDYEPSGMPIAFAAVPVLNAQGQPRAVIAVKISIDAINEIVEDHGQFGATGESYVVGSDTMLRSELRFAPGQVLKQQVATPAIEQAINDQASLGFETNYAGKNVLGAYDGVGFNERGYGFEWVVVSEIEVDEALAPVSVLRLHILLISIPVALLACWFGWWAAGKIVAPVRRMLVNFEHLAEGDLEQTDAHVTCHDELGRMQKAFARMLRSFRQRNEQIARIAAGDLNVDVEIASERDKLGLAMREMVDSLKTITVSARHISEGDLSVEIVERSDHDELGLALKMMITNLRDIIGELVSGTTTLAASVSQLSTTSSLLAASAAETSSSMAEVTATVDEVRQTSQVSSDRAQDVATTSEEASRYSEQGSEATQKTAAGMSVIKEEMDYIAESIVSLSEQSQNVGEIVDTVTDLADQSNLLSVNASIEAAKAGEHGKGFTVVAQEVKSLAAQSKQSTEQIKRILSDIQKATGSAVMATERGTKAVQAGVDLMSQTEETFQVMTGNINASAEFAMQIASSSQQQLAGVEQVAQAMLTIKDAGQQNMDSARQLEDATQRLEALANNLKQLSERFTL from the coding sequence ATGAATTTTTTGCGTACGAGCCTGAAAAAACGTTTGGTGCTTCAGTTCCTTCTTGTGGCACTGATTCCCATCGGCATTGTGGAGTTTCTCAGCTTTAACGCAACGCGCGATGCACTTGATAAAGCCGCGTTGGAGAAGGTGCAGATGGTCAACGATGTCAACCGGGAACGGTTGCTGGAGTACTTTGACGATCTGTTTACCGATCTGGAAGTGCTGGCGAGGTCGCAAGATGTTGATACGGCGCTGAGCCTGCTCGGCAATTATCACCAACGTACCGGCCAGAAGGGCAACGCCCCCTTTGATGTGACCTCCTCCTCATATCGCGAGATTTTTAAAAATATTGATCCCTTTCTGCGAGACTTCCTGATTAATTATGAATATCACGATCTGCTGTTGATTTGTGGCGAGCATGGTCATGTGATGTACAGCATTGAGCAGGAAAGTGACTTTGGTGCCAATCTCAGTCATGGCTCGTTAAGCAACAGTGCTCTGGCGACCGCCTGGAGTCAGGTGATGAACGGTAGCAAACAGGTGGTCCTTGATTTTGTCGATTACGAGCCGAGTGGTATGCCCATCGCGTTTGCCGCAGTGCCGGTTCTCAACGCGCAAGGCCAACCCAGAGCCGTGATTGCCGTCAAAATAAGCATTGATGCCATCAATGAGATTGTTGAAGACCACGGTCAGTTTGGTGCCACCGGCGAGAGCTATGTGGTCGGCAGTGATACCATGCTCCGCTCTGAGTTGCGCTTCGCCCCCGGTCAGGTGTTGAAGCAGCAGGTGGCGACACCGGCCATAGAGCAGGCCATTAACGACCAGGCCAGTCTCGGCTTTGAAACCAACTATGCCGGTAAAAATGTGCTTGGTGCCTATGATGGTGTCGGCTTTAACGAGCGTGGCTACGGTTTTGAATGGGTGGTGGTCAGTGAGATTGAGGTCGACGAAGCCCTGGCCCCGGTTTCTGTGCTGCGGTTGCATATCCTGTTGATAAGTATACCGGTGGCACTGCTGGCCTGCTGGTTCGGCTGGTGGGCCGCGGGCAAGATTGTTGCGCCGGTGCGTCGGATGCTGGTTAACTTTGAGCATCTGGCTGAGGGTGATTTGGAGCAGACCGATGCTCATGTGACCTGCCATGATGAATTGGGACGGATGCAAAAAGCGTTTGCCCGCATGTTGCGCAGCTTTCGTCAGCGCAACGAACAGATTGCCCGGATTGCCGCCGGTGACCTGAATGTCGATGTGGAGATCGCCTCCGAACGCGACAAGCTGGGACTGGCCATGCGGGAGATGGTCGACAGTCTCAAGACCATCACCGTCTCGGCACGGCATATCTCCGAAGGGGATCTGAGCGTCGAAATCGTTGAACGCAGTGACCACGATGAGCTGGGTCTGGCCTTGAAGATGATGATCACCAATTTGCGTGACATTATCGGTGAGCTGGTCTCAGGCACCACAACGCTGGCGGCGTCCGTCAGCCAGCTGTCCACCACTTCGTCGTTGCTTGCCGCCAGTGCGGCGGAAACGTCCAGCTCCATGGCTGAAGTCACGGCGACGGTTGATGAAGTGCGTCAGACCTCCCAGGTGTCGAGTGATCGTGCCCAAGATGTGGCCACCACATCGGAAGAGGCCAGCCGTTATTCGGAACAGGGCAGTGAAGCGACGCAGAAGACCGCCGCCGGCATGAGCGTCATCAAGGAGGAGATGGATTATATCGCCGAGAGCATTGTTTCACTCAGTGAGCAGAGCCAGAATGTCGGTGAGATTGTCGACACCGTGACCGATCTGGCGGATCAGTCAAACTTGCTGTCGGTAAATGCCTCTATTGAGGCGGCCAAGGCCGGTGAGCACGGCAAAGGGTTTACCGTGGTCGCTCAGGAGGTGAAATCTCTCGCCGCACAGTCCAAGCAGTCAACGGAACAGATCAAACGTATTCTCAGCGATATCCAAAAAGCCACCGGATCTGCGGTGATGGCCACTGAACGCGGTACCAAAGCAGTGCAGGCCGGGGTTGATCTGATGTCGCAGACCGAAGAAACCTTCCAGGTGATGACCGGGAATATCAATGCCTCGGCTGAATTTGCCATGCAAATCGCCTCCTCCAGTCAGCAGCAACTGGCTGGGGTTGAGCAGGTGGCTCAGGCGATGTTGACCATCAAAGATGCCGGGCAGCAGAATATGGACAGTGCCCGTCAGCTGGAAGATGCCACCCAGCGTCTTGAAGCCCTGGCCAACAACCTTAAGCAGCTCTCCGAGCGGTTTACCCTGTAA
- a CDS encoding diguanylate cyclase codes for MQQQFKVLLVEDSRTQALRFQFMLEAHGFNAVVVCNGREALDRLKQEYFPIIITDWVMPEMDGVELCQAIRSRKFDGYVFIFLVTSKDDPDDIVAGLQAGADDYLTKPVSELELMARLNTAKRVIDLERSLKKRNEEVLHLSVTDALTEVHNRSYFNTQCPSFIARAVRSRQPVSCMICDADHFKKVNDTFGHLAGDRVLQAFAVCLKEQVRQGLDLLVRYGGEEFVVVLSDTDSDIALAVAERMRQSIEKLSITWEDQTISLTASFGVVSYLPETICHLLSVEQLMAAADEALYAAKEAGRNCVRRVTL; via the coding sequence ATGCAGCAGCAGTTCAAAGTGTTATTGGTTGAGGACAGCCGTACCCAGGCATTGCGGTTCCAGTTTATGCTGGAAGCGCACGGCTTTAATGCGGTCGTGGTCTGTAATGGCCGCGAAGCCCTTGATCGCCTCAAACAGGAATATTTTCCGATCATCATCACCGACTGGGTGATGCCGGAGATGGATGGCGTCGAGCTGTGCCAGGCGATCCGCAGCCGCAAGTTCGATGGCTATGTGTTTATCTTCCTGGTCACTTCCAAGGATGATCCCGATGACATTGTCGCCGGTTTACAGGCCGGTGCAGACGATTACCTGACCAAGCCGGTCTCTGAACTGGAACTGATGGCGCGCCTCAATACCGCCAAGCGGGTCATTGACTTGGAACGTTCTTTGAAAAAGCGTAATGAAGAGGTGCTCCATCTGTCGGTGACCGACGCCTTGACTGAAGTTCACAATCGCAGTTATTTCAACACCCAATGTCCATCGTTTATCGCCCGCGCAGTGCGTTCACGCCAGCCGGTTTCGTGTATGATTTGTGATGCCGATCATTTTAAAAAAGTCAATGATACCTTTGGTCATTTGGCCGGTGATCGGGTGTTGCAGGCGTTTGCTGTCTGTCTCAAAGAACAGGTGCGCCAGGGACTTGACCTGCTGGTGCGCTATGGTGGTGAAGAGTTTGTCGTTGTTTTGTCCGATACCGACAGTGACATCGCGCTGGCTGTCGCCGAGCGGATGCGCCAGTCCATCGAAAAGTTATCCATCACCTGGGAGGACCAGACCATCTCTCTTACGGCCAGTTTTGGTGTTGTCAGCTACTTACCTGAAACCATATGCCATCTGCTTAGTGTTGAACAATTGATGGCGGCGGCGGATGAAGCACTTTATGCGGCCAAGGAAGCGGGGCGTAACTGCGTTCGCCGGGTGACGTTATGA
- a CDS encoding hybrid sensor histidine kinase/response regulator → MDEQQLLIMLREAFKEEALERLTSLSSCLVQLERVEDDMAGSDPLEVAFREAHSLKGAARSVSLSDIESLCQTLESVLSQVKKGLCTLQTDDFDLLHNCVRVMEAFLDHFSTTQEADYRKQVAPLISQLQQLSEPCKQVAKAVEPQPDSEVQPAVEAAAVAAPDPADPSKATAPHVSSAVPPDPAERTSPSVATKDGTLRVSIHHLDSVMQKAESLITLKLTVSERHHESLSMAQAFELWHKDWNQVAPQLRRLQNRSDDLDCDDAQRAMDSLLGYIERTHNALQSLETQVSRQQQRLLQDKATTATLIDELLEEIKEIIMVPFANLSASFPRTVREVARTQGKEVDLLVEGDETEIDKRILEMLSSPLTHLIRNAIDHGIELPQTRLAAGKQAKARLQVSLARTQGGRVEVRICDDGAGIDLDRVRAQAVDRQLLTEQAAAELSDEEAAWLIFNSGLSTSSMITEISGRGLGMAIVKEKVEDLGGHLHVETRQGQGTCFKLHVPVSLAVFKGILIQTRGAELIVPTVMVERVLKVSRQSIRTVENREVICVDGENLSLVNLGGLLAITDRPITQTDQIHVVVVHDSEQRIGFVVDDVDGEYELLVKGLGEQLRHVRFFSGASVLGDGRVVPVLDARDLLSAPMEGAGKIRNDNTDQQMARRILAVDDSITSRMLIKNILEAAGYQVTTAIDGEDAFDKLTIGVFDLVVSDVEMPQLDGFGLTSRIRATESVQEIPVILVTSLESAEDKEKGIVAGANAYIVKRSFDQSNLLDTIQRLI, encoded by the coding sequence ATGGATGAGCAGCAACTGCTGATAATGCTCCGCGAGGCCTTCAAAGAGGAGGCCCTTGAGCGCCTGACCAGTCTTTCGTCCTGCCTGGTGCAACTGGAACGGGTAGAAGACGATATGGCGGGTAGTGACCCCCTTGAGGTCGCCTTTCGTGAAGCGCACAGCCTCAAAGGGGCGGCGCGGTCTGTGTCGCTAAGCGATATCGAGTCGTTGTGTCAGACCCTTGAAAGCGTGTTGTCGCAGGTCAAAAAAGGTCTGTGTACCCTGCAGACGGATGATTTTGATCTGTTGCACAATTGTGTGCGGGTCATGGAGGCATTTCTCGATCATTTTTCCACGACTCAGGAAGCGGATTACCGGAAACAGGTAGCACCGCTCATCAGCCAGTTACAGCAGCTGAGTGAACCTTGTAAACAGGTTGCAAAAGCGGTTGAGCCACAACCCGACAGTGAGGTGCAGCCTGCTGTTGAAGCCGCTGCCGTTGCGGCCCCCGACCCGGCAGACCCCTCCAAAGCGACTGCGCCTCATGTTTCCTCCGCAGTCCCACCTGACCCCGCTGAAAGAACCTCTCCATCCGTGGCAACTAAAGATGGGACGTTACGGGTTTCCATCCATCACCTTGACAGCGTGATGCAAAAGGCGGAAAGCCTGATTACCCTGAAATTGACCGTGTCCGAACGCCATCATGAGAGTCTGAGCATGGCCCAGGCGTTTGAGCTTTGGCACAAAGATTGGAATCAGGTGGCCCCCCAGTTGCGACGCTTGCAAAACCGTTCCGATGACCTGGACTGTGACGATGCACAACGGGCCATGGACAGTCTGCTCGGCTATATTGAGCGCACGCACAATGCTCTGCAGAGTCTGGAAACCCAGGTTTCCCGTCAGCAACAGCGTCTGCTGCAGGATAAAGCCACCACCGCCACCTTGATTGACGAACTGCTCGAAGAGATCAAAGAGATCATCATGGTGCCGTTTGCCAATCTGTCGGCCAGCTTTCCTCGCACCGTGCGCGAGGTGGCGCGAACTCAGGGCAAAGAGGTTGATCTGCTGGTGGAGGGGGATGAGACTGAAATTGACAAGCGGATTCTCGAGATGCTTTCATCACCGTTGACCCATCTGATTCGCAACGCGATTGATCACGGCATTGAATTGCCTCAGACCCGCCTGGCTGCCGGCAAACAAGCCAAGGCGCGGCTGCAGGTCTCTTTGGCCCGAACTCAGGGAGGTCGCGTCGAAGTGCGGATCTGTGATGACGGTGCCGGGATCGATCTTGACCGGGTGCGCGCTCAGGCCGTTGACAGGCAGTTGCTCACTGAGCAGGCTGCTGCCGAATTGAGTGATGAGGAGGCGGCATGGCTGATATTCAATTCCGGGCTGTCGACCAGTTCCATGATCACCGAGATTTCCGGGCGTGGCTTGGGTATGGCGATTGTTAAGGAAAAGGTTGAGGATCTTGGTGGTCATCTGCATGTTGAGACGCGGCAAGGTCAGGGAACCTGTTTCAAACTGCATGTTCCGGTGAGCCTGGCGGTATTCAAGGGTATTCTCATCCAGACGCGAGGTGCTGAGTTGATTGTGCCGACCGTCATGGTGGAGCGGGTCCTTAAAGTGTCCCGCCAGTCGATCCGCACGGTGGAAAACCGTGAAGTGATTTGTGTTGATGGTGAAAACCTGTCCCTGGTCAACCTCGGTGGCCTGTTGGCGATCACCGACCGCCCTATCACCCAGACCGACCAGATTCATGTAGTTGTGGTGCATGACAGTGAGCAACGGATCGGTTTCGTCGTCGATGACGTCGATGGTGAATATGAATTACTGGTCAAGGGACTCGGCGAGCAGTTGCGTCATGTGCGCTTTTTTTCCGGTGCGTCTGTGTTGGGTGACGGTCGGGTGGTGCCGGTTCTCGATGCCCGTGATCTGCTGTCTGCGCCGATGGAGGGTGCCGGGAAAATTCGCAACGATAACACCGACCAGCAGATGGCGCGGCGGATTCTTGCGGTGGATGACTCTATCACCTCACGCATGTTGATTAAAAACATTCTCGAAGCCGCAGGGTATCAGGTCACCACCGCGATTGACGGTGAAGATGCCTTTGACAAGCTGACGATCGGGGTATTTGACTTGGTGGTCAGTGACGTGGAAATGCCGCAGCTCGACGGTTTTGGACTAACCTCGCGCATCCGGGCGACGGAGAGTGTTCAGGAGATCCCGGTGATCCTGGTCACCAGCCTTGAATCGGCGGAAGACAAGGAAAAAGGCATTGTTGCCGGAGCCAATGCCTATATTGTCAAACGAAGCTTTGATCAAAGCAATCTGCTTGATACAATACAGCGATTGATTTAA
- a CDS encoding diguanylate cyclase, with translation MSLLQARNVDILVVEDSYTQALKLEQLFEEEGLSVACADGSSRALLWLENYRPALIISDVVMPDMDGFELCRQIKGHEGTRQVPVVLLTRLSEPEDIVRGLECGADHFVTKPFDCSLLVSQVHNILLNQKIRRQKHSEDGVEIYFAGKKHVINSERSQILDLLLSTYEGALQQKRELERMNEQLNDALDTIKKRNAEIAELAVRDSLTGSFNRGYFNETFPGAIRRAQRYQQSLSLIMCDIDHFKLINDHYGHQTGDRVIKSVAQGLAESLRQGVDWLARYGGEEFVVVLPETNLEGALVVAERMRQSIAGQEIACDPQSIRLTASFGVAGCDPEHASMLTANGMIAAADRCLYQSKKEGRNCCCSKSLK, from the coding sequence ATGAGTTTATTGCAGGCCCGAAATGTCGATATCCTGGTCGTTGAAGACAGTTATACCCAGGCCTTAAAGCTGGAGCAACTGTTTGAAGAAGAGGGGCTGAGCGTTGCCTGTGCCGATGGGTCATCGCGGGCTCTGTTGTGGCTGGAGAACTATCGTCCGGCACTGATTATCAGCGATGTGGTGATGCCTGATATGGATGGATTCGAGTTGTGCCGCCAGATCAAGGGACATGAAGGTACCCGCCAGGTTCCGGTGGTGTTGCTGACGCGACTTTCCGAACCCGAAGATATTGTTCGTGGACTGGAATGTGGTGCCGATCACTTTGTCACCAAGCCGTTCGACTGCAGTCTGCTGGTCTCTCAGGTGCACAACATCCTGTTGAATCAGAAAATTCGTCGCCAGAAGCACAGCGAAGACGGGGTGGAGATCTATTTTGCCGGCAAGAAACATGTGATCAACTCGGAGCGATCACAGATTCTTGACTTGCTGCTGTCCACCTACGAAGGGGCGTTGCAGCAAAAGCGTGAGCTGGAGCGGATGAACGAGCAGCTTAACGACGCGCTCGACACCATCAAAAAACGCAACGCCGAGATTGCCGAGCTGGCGGTGCGCGATTCCTTGACCGGCAGTTTTAACCGTGGCTATTTCAACGAGACGTTTCCCGGCGCGATTCGCCGCGCGCAACGTTATCAGCAGAGTTTGTCGCTGATCATGTGTGATATCGATCATTTCAAGTTGATCAATGACCACTATGGCCACCAGACCGGTGACCGGGTGATCAAAAGTGTCGCACAGGGCTTGGCTGAATCGCTGCGCCAGGGGGTTGACTGGCTGGCCCGCTATGGCGGTGAGGAGTTCGTCGTCGTTCTTCCAGAAACCAATCTGGAGGGAGCTCTGGTGGTGGCGGAACGGATGCGACAGAGTATTGCCGGCCAGGAGATCGCCTGTGATCCGCAGAGTATCCGTCTGACGGCCAGCTTTGGCGTGGCCGGATGTGATCCGGAACACGCCAGTATGCTGACGGCCAATGGCATGATTGCCGCGGCAGACCGTTGTCTGTATCAGTCTAAAAAAGAGGGGCGCAACTGCTGCTGCTCAAAAAGTCTCAAATAG
- a CDS encoding peptidylprolyl isomerase: protein MFVAKKGDTIKVHYTGTLSDGTVFDTSTDKDPLSFIIGKQEVIEGFDEAVVGMVRGETKTVSIPAEKAYGPTKKSLIETLDRSSLPDNIHYKVGSQIEVTNKDGSLFYVMVAAATEEEITLDANHPLAGKELTFEIHVEEITPKKVVENNPLDEILGRPDVLQ, encoded by the coding sequence ATGTTTGTGGCAAAAAAAGGCGATACCATCAAAGTTCATTATACCGGCACTCTGAGTGACGGAACGGTTTTCGACACCTCAACGGATAAGGATCCGTTGTCATTCATTATCGGCAAACAGGAAGTGATTGAAGGTTTCGACGAGGCAGTCGTCGGCATGGTGCGCGGCGAAACCAAAACCGTCAGCATCCCGGCAGAAAAAGCTTATGGCCCGACCAAGAAGTCTCTGATCGAAACACTCGATCGCAGCAGCCTGCCGGACAACATCCACTACAAGGTGGGAAGTCAGATCGAGGTGACCAATAAAGACGGTTCTCTGTTTTATGTGATGGTGGCCGCGGCCACGGAAGAGGAAATAACTCTGGACGCCAATCACCCTCTGGCCGGCAAAGAGCTAACCTTTGAGATTCACGTTGAAGAGATCACACCGAAAAAAGTCGTTGAGAACAACCCCCTCGACGAGATCCTGGGCCGACCGGATGTGCTTCAATAA